Proteins encoded in a region of the Clostridium cagae genome:
- a CDS encoding MarR family winged helix-turn-helix transcriptional regulator, producing the protein MKSDSFEIAMLIKEIYSSTVGAVSCGLKEIGLTHQQIMVIKLIAHNKKVNISELCEEMSLSKGTVSGIVTRLESLGYVKKIKLEGDKRNTYVTFSNEGLEFAKEYKNKINESFDRVFKNLTEEEIKEVKSSLLKLRNKIKENN; encoded by the coding sequence GTGAAGAGTGATTCATTTGAAATAGCAATGCTTATAAAGGAGATATATTCAAGTACTGTTGGTGCTGTAAGCTGTGGATTAAAGGAAATAGGACTTACTCATCAACAAATTATGGTTATAAAATTAATAGCACATAATAAAAAAGTTAATATATCTGAATTATGTGAAGAGATGTCATTATCTAAGGGAACAGTATCTGGAATAGTTACTAGGTTAGAGTCATTAGGATATGTAAAAAAGATTAAATTAGAAGGTGATAAGAGAAATACTTATGTTACATTTTCAAATGAAGGATTAGAGTTTGCAAAAGAATATAAAAATAAAATTAATGAGAGTTTTGATAGAGTATTTAAAAATTTAACAGAAGAAGAAATTAAAGAAGTAAAAAGCAGTTTATTAAAACTTAGGAATAAAATAAAGGAGAATAACTAG
- a CDS encoding HsmA family protein: MDMKLVLAIIAITLALVFYTIGVFGERKAKTLKKGHVIIFWLGLLCDTIGTLLMGQISKSQVQIANTATQTIHGVTGGLAIVLMLFHAVWATWVLYKNDENKKAVFHKLSIAVWLVWLVPYIIGMIIGMS; the protein is encoded by the coding sequence ATGGATATGAAATTAGTTTTAGCAATTATTGCAATAACATTAGCACTTGTATTTTATACAATAGGTGTATTTGGAGAAAGAAAGGCAAAAACACTGAAGAAGGGGCATGTAATTATATTTTGGTTAGGACTTTTATGTGATACTATAGGTACACTTTTAATGGGACAAATATCTAAATCTCAAGTGCAAATTGCAAATACAGCAACACAAACTATTCATGGAGTAACAGGGGGATTAGCAATAGTATTAATGTTATTTCATGCAGTATGGGCAACATGGGTATTATATAAAAATGATGAGAATAAGAAAGCTGTTTTCCATAAGCTTAGTATAGCAGTATGGTTAGTATGGTTAGTTCCTTATATTATAGGGATGATTATAGGTATGTCATAA